One segment of Terriglobia bacterium DNA contains the following:
- a CDS encoding type II toxin-antitoxin system PemK/MazF family toxin produces the protein MLRPAGPRVEKLSWEDTAREIALSAEDWSEWDRVTSDGLEIHPWDSTVPSKVVERNARYKAGRRPKIVKRYEIRWADLEPAQGAEMAKRRPVVVVSLDVLNRQLQTVTVCPLTTSIHPAWRSRLQVRIGRRDAEIAVDQIRTISKRRLGSRIAVLSEGQAALLRRIITEMYGE, from the coding sequence ATGCTGCGCCCTGCGGGCCCCAGGGTAGAGAAACTCTCCTGGGAGGACACGGCCCGGGAAATTGCGCTCTCGGCAGAGGACTGGAGCGAGTGGGACCGTGTGACTTCCGATGGCCTGGAAATCCACCCCTGGGATAGCACAGTTCCCTCGAAAGTAGTCGAACGAAATGCGAGGTACAAAGCAGGGCGGCGGCCGAAAATCGTGAAGCGCTATGAAATCCGCTGGGCAGATCTTGAACCCGCCCAAGGGGCAGAGATGGCAAAGAGGAGGCCGGTCGTCGTCGTGAGCCTCGACGTTTTGAACCGGCAGCTTCAAACCGTGACGGTGTGCCCCTTGACGACCAGCATTCATCCCGCCTGGCGCTCACGGCTCCAAGTCCGGATCGGCCGACGCGATGCAGAGATCGCGGTCGATCAGATTCGGACCATCAGCAAGCGCCGGCTGGGATCAAGAATTGCCGTTCTCTCCGAAGGGCAAGCCGCGCTCCTGAGGCGGATCATCACCGAGATGTATGGCGAATGA
- a CDS encoding ATP-binding protein, producing MPRTLAGDRYIPRALEPALKRGVREFPAVVLTGPRQSGKTTLLKHLFSRTHNYVSLEAPDVRTSAGADPRGFLRAFPPPAIYDEIQYAPDLLSYIKEEIDATRAAKGRFILAGSQNLLMMEKVTESLAGRAAILRLYPFTRRELAGVADKPLPWEQAGRGAKASPLESGTHLWQGIRRGWYPEPASDPGRDVRMWQTSYLQTYLERDVRGLRFVGDLGVFQAFLRTLALRSGQLLNLTDVARDIGVAVNTAKNWLSVLEATFQIIIVRPWHANAGKRLVKTPKVYLTDTGLLCRLAGIRDSDEPAAGPLAGTLFETAVLADTVKTLVNRGEEPHVWFWRTSAGREVDMVLETDKGLIPVEIKLSATPRPEMAAGILSFRSDYGKRVGPGFVVHMGEMLIRVAPEVTAIPFAAW from the coding sequence ATGCCTCGGACCCTGGCGGGTGACCGGTATATTCCACGCGCATTGGAGCCTGCGCTCAAGCGGGGAGTGCGGGAGTTCCCGGCTGTGGTGCTTACCGGGCCGCGGCAATCGGGGAAGACTACGCTGCTCAAGCATCTCTTTTCCCGAACCCATAATTATGTGTCTCTGGAGGCGCCGGATGTGCGCACGTCCGCCGGCGCCGATCCGCGCGGTTTCCTTCGAGCCTTTCCGCCGCCGGCAATTTACGATGAGATCCAGTATGCGCCCGATCTCCTTTCTTACATCAAGGAGGAGATCGACGCAACGCGGGCAGCAAAAGGACGCTTCATCCTTGCCGGCTCGCAGAACCTGCTGATGATGGAGAAAGTGACCGAATCGCTGGCGGGCCGCGCGGCCATCCTGCGCCTCTACCCTTTCACGAGGCGGGAGCTTGCGGGCGTTGCGGATAAGCCTCTGCCATGGGAGCAGGCCGGACGCGGAGCGAAAGCATCGCCGCTCGAGAGCGGAACGCATCTGTGGCAGGGAATCAGGCGCGGGTGGTATCCCGAGCCGGCCTCGGATCCCGGCCGGGACGTGCGGATGTGGCAAACGTCGTATCTTCAGACTTATCTGGAAAGGGATGTGCGAGGCTTGCGCTTCGTGGGAGATCTCGGCGTTTTTCAGGCGTTTCTGCGGACGTTGGCGCTGCGCAGCGGGCAGTTGCTGAACCTCACCGACGTGGCACGGGACATCGGGGTTGCCGTCAACACCGCCAAGAACTGGCTTTCCGTGCTGGAAGCGACCTTTCAGATCATCATCGTGCGGCCATGGCATGCCAATGCAGGGAAACGCCTGGTAAAGACGCCCAAAGTCTATCTGACGGATACAGGTCTGCTCTGCCGCCTGGCCGGGATCCGCGATTCGGACGAGCCGGCCGCCGGCCCGTTGGCCGGCACGCTGTTCGAGACCGCGGTGCTGGCCGACACCGTCAAGACTCTGGTAAACCGCGGGGAAGAGCCGCATGTCTGGTTCTGGCGAACCTCTGCAGGCAGGGAAGTAGATATGGTTCTCGAGACGGACAAAGGTCTGATCCCGGTTGAAATCAAACTCTCGGCAACGCCCAGACCGGAGATGGCCGCGGGAATTTTGTCTTTCCGATCCGATTATGGCAAGCGGGTCGGGCCCGGATTTGTAGTGCACATGGGGGAGATGCTGATTCGTGTGGCGCCGGAGGTAACCGCGATCCCCTTCGCGGCCTGGTAA
- a CDS encoding type II toxin-antitoxin system RelE/ParE family toxin, translated as MLTIREYLDAKGGSPFAKWFSGLNAPAAAKLTTSLVRIEHGNFSSTKGVGAGVIECRIDFGPGYRIYFGKDGHALVILVGGGTKKHQDTDIRIAHERWEDYKERKTREK; from the coding sequence ATGCTCACGATCAGGGAGTACCTTGATGCTAAGGGTGGCAGCCCTTTTGCGAAGTGGTTCAGCGGACTCAATGCACCGGCAGCGGCCAAGCTTACCACCTCTCTGGTTCGGATCGAGCACGGGAATTTTTCGAGCACGAAGGGAGTCGGAGCCGGCGTCATTGAATGCCGAATTGATTTCGGGCCCGGTTATCGAATCTATTTCGGGAAAGATGGCCATGCGCTCGTTATCCTGGTTGGGGGCGGAACCAAAAAACACCAGGACACAGATATCAGGATCGCCCATGAGCGTTGGGAAGACTATAAGGAGCGCAAAACCAGGGAGAAATAG
- a CDS encoding ORF6N domain-containing protein encodes MSLNLGSSQECEDLKSQFVISSWGGLRRAAPYAFTEQGVAMLSSVLRSNRAIQVNIEIMRTFVRLRQMIGTYSELADKLEALEQKYDEQFKVVFDAIRELMAPPEPERHSIGFAPNANK; translated from the coding sequence ATGTCGCTCAATTTGGGCAGCTCCCAGGAATGCGAAGACTTGAAATCACAATTTGTGATTTCAAGTTGGGGCGGCCTGCGTCGAGCGGCACCCTACGCTTTTACGGAACAAGGGGTGGCGATGCTCTCCAGCGTATTGCGGAGCAATCGCGCGATTCAAGTCAACATCGAAATCATGCGCACCTTCGTGCGGCTGCGTCAGATGATTGGCACCTATTCGGAACTTGCAGACAAGCTTGAGGCGCTCGAACAAAAGTACGACGAACAGTTCAAAGTCGTTTTCGACGCGATTCGCGAACTGATGGCGCCTCCCGAACCGGAGAGGCACTCCATTGGATTTGCACCGAATGCGAACAAATGA
- a CDS encoding PEGA domain-containing protein codes for MKIIKQFIVCFLAYTLVAQGQGNVFNKIRYNGGSVDSKVDPKDWNNRLTVTPDTITLALKDGKKVDIPARSVTSLSYGQEAHRRVGTMIALSILVAPVALFGLFHKTRLHYIGIQYAVPDNKTAGILLQGDKDNYRAVLVALQGVTGVPVSVGEKDREFVPVGVKTDVTKGQTDENAPGKNQTVTSEAAKGTVNVASVPPGADLLVDGEFIGNCPAVLKLAPGKHTITAKLSGYKDWTRQITVQTGSEVQLTANLEKQN; via the coding sequence GTGAAGATAATCAAGCAGTTTATTGTCTGTTTTCTGGCGTATACCCTTGTCGCACAAGGACAGGGAAATGTTTTCAATAAGATCCGATATAACGGCGGATCGGTGGACTCAAAGGTGGACCCAAAAGATTGGAACAACCGCCTTACAGTCACTCCCGACACGATAACGCTAGCCCTGAAGGATGGCAAGAAAGTTGACATTCCTGCTAGATCGGTCACGTCTCTGAGCTACGGACAAGAGGCTCATCGTCGAGTGGGAACGATGATCGCCTTATCTATACTGGTCGCTCCGGTCGCATTGTTTGGACTTTTTCACAAAACGCGACTTCACTACATCGGCATCCAGTACGCAGTTCCCGATAACAAGACCGCCGGCATATTGCTGCAGGGTGACAAAGACAATTATCGAGCCGTTTTGGTTGCCTTACAGGGCGTGACCGGGGTACCGGTATCAGTGGGCGAAAAGGACCGCGAATTTGTACCGGTCGGAGTCAAGACTGATGTCACAAAAGGCCAGACTGACGAAAACGCTCCCGGTAAGAATCAGACTGTGACATCCGAAGCCGCAAAGGGGACCGTAAACGTTGCTTCGGTACCTCCCGGAGCAGATTTGTTGGTGGATGGAGAGTTCATCGGCAATTGTCCGGCCGTGCTTAAGCTTGCGCCCGGAAAGCACACTATAACTGCAAAGCTGTCCGGTTATAAAGATTGGACTCGTCAGATCACAGTACAGACCGGATCGGAAGTCCAGTTGACAGCGAACCTCGAAAAACAAAACTAA
- a CDS encoding transcriptional regulator translates to MPLTRDFKETIQARIESDPAFRDELLREGVECLLAGELETGKAILRDYINATIGFAKLSGLTHKSAKSLMRMLGPKGNPQARNLLELIAHLQKTSRVRMELSLKHV, encoded by the coding sequence ATGCCTCTGACGCGCGATTTTAAGGAAACCATTCAAGCCCGCATCGAAAGCGATCCGGCTTTTCGGGACGAGCTTTTGCGCGAGGGCGTCGAATGCCTGCTCGCCGGCGAACTGGAGACCGGCAAGGCCATTTTGCGCGATTACATCAACGCCACGATTGGCTTCGCAAAGCTGAGCGGCCTCACCCACAAGTCGGCAAAGAGCCTCATGCGCATGCTTGGTCCGAAGGGAAATCCGCAGGCCCGCAACCTCCTGGAGTTAATCGCACACCTGCAGAAAACCAGCCGCGTCCGTATGGAGCTCTCCCTGAAACACGTCTGA
- a CDS encoding DUF2075 domain-containing protein encodes MTSPLRSWYGAPISEFMKSSANDVLGQLAANCDFAMIPSQRDAWLAEIEILRCQIDGISGSVFLEFNIPRMGRRVDAILIIGPVVFPVEFKVGEKAFDRATIDQVWDYALDLKNFHEASHSTSIVPILLFTEAKESPKVIFHADPDNVYRPVLVVASGLRSVLDSALRKVAGSDVDAQIWARAPYHPTPTIVEAARALYAQHSVEAIARFDAGAENLHTTSGRIEELVKEAQSEKQKLICFVTGVPGAGKTLVGLNLATQKRDIDQTTHAVFLSGNAPLIAVLREALTRDEFTRRKTLGEKVRKSKIGESVKAFIQNVHHFRDDGLIDSNPPIEHVVIFDEAQRAWNLRQTANFMLRRKRRSGFSQSEPEFLISYMDRHKDWAVIVCLVGGGQEINIGEAGIEAWLAAVNKGFPEWQMHISSRLTDSEYAAGNALRMVSKRTGTHFDECLHLAVSMRSFRAENVSAFVKALLDCERNQARQVFSQISDRYPIAITRNLDSAKQWIRLHARGTERFGLVASSKAMRLKPHAIDIRVSVDPIHYFLNEPTDTRSSYYLEDAATEFQVQGLELDWVCVTWDADFRFNGSGWNYHDFRGDRWLNIASADNRVYLRNAYRVLLTRARQGMVVFVPTGSTYDPTRSPAFYDSTFNYLRDLGIPEIP; translated from the coding sequence ATGACCTCGCCCTTACGATCGTGGTATGGCGCTCCTATCAGCGAGTTCATGAAGTCAAGTGCCAATGACGTATTAGGTCAGCTTGCGGCAAACTGCGACTTCGCAATGATTCCAAGCCAACGTGACGCTTGGCTCGCAGAGATCGAAATACTCCGTTGCCAAATAGATGGGATTAGTGGCTCAGTATTTCTTGAATTCAACATTCCACGAATGGGACGGCGCGTTGACGCGATCTTGATCATCGGACCGGTCGTGTTCCCTGTTGAGTTTAAGGTCGGAGAGAAGGCTTTCGACCGTGCCACCATTGACCAGGTCTGGGATTATGCGCTCGACCTCAAAAACTTTCATGAGGCCAGTCACAGCACTTCGATTGTCCCTATTCTCCTATTCACTGAGGCCAAAGAGTCTCCCAAAGTCATATTCCATGCAGACCCAGACAATGTCTACCGTCCAGTCCTTGTCGTGGCCTCAGGATTGCGGAGCGTTCTCGACTCGGCTCTACGCAAGGTTGCTGGTTCTGATGTCGACGCTCAAATATGGGCTCGCGCTCCCTATCATCCAACACCCACCATAGTGGAAGCGGCACGCGCTCTGTACGCCCAACACTCCGTGGAAGCGATTGCTCGTTTCGACGCGGGCGCCGAGAACTTGCACACCACTTCGGGCCGAATTGAGGAGTTAGTCAAGGAGGCTCAATCCGAGAAGCAGAAATTGATCTGCTTTGTGACCGGTGTGCCGGGAGCGGGAAAGACTCTGGTGGGGCTTAACCTCGCAACGCAGAAACGCGACATCGATCAAACCACTCATGCCGTATTCCTTTCCGGCAACGCGCCACTGATCGCTGTGCTGCGCGAGGCGCTGACGCGAGACGAGTTCACGCGACGGAAAACTCTGGGCGAAAAAGTGCGGAAGAGCAAGATTGGGGAAAGCGTCAAGGCCTTCATTCAGAATGTGCACCACTTCCGCGATGACGGCTTAATCGATTCCAACCCGCCGATCGAACATGTTGTGATCTTCGACGAAGCACAAAGAGCATGGAATCTAAGACAAACTGCCAATTTCATGCTGCGCAGGAAGAGACGCTCTGGTTTTTCCCAGTCCGAACCAGAGTTTCTCATCTCTTACATGGACCGGCACAAGGATTGGGCGGTGATTGTCTGTCTTGTCGGCGGAGGGCAGGAGATCAATATAGGCGAGGCTGGCATCGAGGCATGGCTAGCGGCCGTCAACAAAGGTTTCCCGGAATGGCAAATGCATATTTCGTCCAGGCTCACGGACAGTGAATACGCTGCCGGCAATGCCTTACGAATGGTGAGCAAGCGTACGGGAACTCATTTTGATGAGTGTCTGCACCTGGCCGTCTCAATGAGATCGTTTCGCGCGGAGAACGTATCGGCATTCGTAAAGGCGCTGCTCGACTGCGAAAGGAACCAGGCTCGTCAGGTCTTCAGCCAGATATCTGATCGGTACCCAATAGCGATCACACGCAACCTGGATTCCGCCAAGCAGTGGATTCGCTTGCACGCGAGGGGAACGGAGCGGTTCGGGTTGGTTGCCTCTTCAAAGGCCATGCGGCTCAAGCCCCATGCGATCGATATTCGAGTGTCAGTGGATCCTATTCATTATTTTCTGAACGAGCCGACCGACACGCGATCCAGCTATTATCTTGAAGATGCAGCCACGGAATTTCAGGTACAAGGGCTCGAACTCGATTGGGTATGTGTAACCTGGGATGCTGACTTTCGGTTTAACGGGTCGGGTTGGAATTACCACGACTTCCGCGGCGATCGCTGGCTGAACATCGCGAGCGCCGACAACCGAGTCTACCTTCGCAACGCCTACCGAGTCCTCCTCACACGCGCACGTCAAGGCATGGTCGTATTTGTTCCAACAGGCAGCACGTATGATCCGACTCGTTCGCCCGCTTTCTATGATTCCACGTTCAATTACCTGAGAGATTTGGGAATCCCTGAAATACCGTGA
- a CDS encoding type II toxin-antitoxin system PemK/MazF family toxin: MKTIRRGEIWQVRFDPIEGSEIGKKRPALVLQNDLGNRYAGTTIVAAVTGRVKELPTLVNVEPSEENGLRRPCAINLSHLRTVSQHRLVARLGRIEEKYLPQIEQATLISLGFR; this comes from the coding sequence ATGAAGACAATCCGTCGCGGTGAAATCTGGCAGGTGCGCTTCGATCCGATAGAAGGTTCCGAAATCGGGAAAAAGCGCCCGGCGCTCGTGCTGCAAAACGACCTCGGCAACCGATATGCCGGCACCACGATCGTTGCTGCCGTCACCGGCCGCGTAAAGGAACTCCCGACTCTGGTGAATGTCGAACCAAGCGAAGAAAACGGCTTACGCCGCCCCTGTGCCATCAATCTCAGCCACCTGCGCACGGTCAGTCAGCACCGCCTCGTCGCGCGATTGGGCCGGATCGAAGAAAAATATTTACCCCAAATCGAACAGGCAACTTTGATCAGCCTTGGATTCCGTTGA
- a CDS encoding WYL domain-containing protein, whose protein sequence is MARAIEKHRMVEMRYYTAYRDKTTRRKVDPYRVWYAAGALYLIGYCHMRQDIRMFAVDRIQSLTVTALPCQMPLGFNVEEYVKNALTVMVGGPQIEVELRFDKKTTAWAKNRIWHPSQKATITKDGCLTLTLQVAETPELIGWILSFGSGVRVMQPDSLRQEVVATAAKIANQSDPRCHVSARKRSAGSGSGSSGECRLDASE, encoded by the coding sequence ATGGCCCGCGCGATCGAGAAGCACCGCATGGTGGAGATGCGTTACTACACCGCTTATCGCGACAAAACCACGCGCCGCAAGGTCGACCCGTACCGCGTCTGGTACGCCGCCGGCGCCTTGTACCTGATCGGCTACTGCCACATGCGCCAGGACATCCGCATGTTCGCCGTGGACCGCATCCAGTCGCTGACGGTCACCGCCCTCCCGTGCCAGATGCCCCTCGGCTTCAACGTGGAGGAATACGTCAAAAACGCCCTGACCGTGATGGTCGGCGGCCCGCAGATTGAGGTGGAACTCCGCTTCGACAAGAAAACCACCGCCTGGGCCAAAAATCGCATCTGGCACCCCAGCCAGAAAGCGACGATAACCAAGGACGGCTGCCTGACCCTGACGCTCCAGGTAGCCGAGACCCCCGAGCTAATCGGCTGGATCCTGAGCTTCGGGTCCGGCGTCCGGGTGATGCAGCCCGATTCACTTCGCCAAGAAGTTGTGGCCACCGCCGCGAAAATCGCGAACCAGAGTGACCCCCGATGTCACGTTTCTGCGCGAAAAAGATCGGCAGGGAGCGGATCAGGATCTAGCGGCGAATGCCGCTTGGATGCCAGCGAATAG